The Balearica regulorum gibbericeps isolate bBalReg1 chromosome 5, bBalReg1.pri, whole genome shotgun sequence genome window below encodes:
- the SMIM38 gene encoding small integral membrane protein 38: MESVLLMILLVVIILIRFILWSCLSAYIDYKLSRRFPDTRKEN, translated from the coding sequence ATGGAATCAGTCCTTTTGATGATTTTACTGGTTGTAATTATATTAATACGATTCATTTTGTGGTCCTGTCTTAGTGCTTATATAGATTATAAACTGTCCCGAAGGTTTCCTGACACGAGAAAAGAGAACTAA